The following are encoded together in the Drosophila sechellia strain sech25 chromosome 3R, ASM438219v1, whole genome shotgun sequence genome:
- the LOC6613907 gene encoding proteasome subunit beta type-2 yields the protein MFNGLPTLMKYPDRSPFLCGPSGFTFDNCLRNKQLRENGLVEPKSFATGTTVVGIVFDGGVIIGAESKAAMGSMILSKTIRKIVELQSNIFAAGAGTARDTKALVELTRAQLELHRMNTGFRKVPVCCANQMIRQLLFRYNRNIDADMIIGGADSSGAHLFCTRSDGSTDTAPFASLGSGYLVSMSILESRWSEDLSEESACALACDAVAAGMKNDLSSGGQVSLCVVRCDFSVEWLDQLPRQVTPTHTYLLAPKAGRTTILSTMVHPVLPWRGASALCEPGGRQEPGPGPGTSGASRGQEVRRRSSSLDEPEAKRKKRGGR from the exons ATGTTCAACGGTTTACCAACCTTGATGAAATACCCAGACCGATCGCCCTTTCTGTGCGGTCCCAGCGGATTTACTTTCGACAATTGTCTGCG CAACAAACAACTAAGAGAGAATGGCCTTGTGGAGCCGAAAAGCTTTGCCACTGGCACCACTGTGGTGGGCATCGTGTTCGACGGCGGAGTGATCATAGGCGCCGAGTCCAAGGCGGCCATGGGTAGCATGATTTTATCGAAGACAATCCGCAAAATTGTCGAGCTACAGTCCAACATTTT TGCGGCGGGAGCTGGAACCGCCCGGGATACGAAAGCCCTGGTGGAACTGACGCGGGCGCAACTGGAGCTGCACCGGATGAACACTGGGTTCCGCAAAGTGCCGGTGTGCTGTGCCAACCAGATGATACGGCAGCTGCTGTTCCGCTACAACAGGAACATAGATGCCGACATGATCATAGGCGGCGCGGATAGCAGCGGAGCGCATCTCTTCTGCACCCGCAGCGATGGCTCTACGGATACGGCGCCCTTCGCGTCCCTCGGCTCCGGCTACCTGGTATCCATGTCCATCCTGGAGTCACGGTGGTCGGAGGACCTCTCCGAGGAGTCCGCCTGCGCTCTGGCGTGCGACGCCGTGGCCGCGGGCATGAAGAACGACCTGTCCTCCGGCGGCCAGGTCAGCCTATGCGTCGTGCGCTGCGACTTCTCGGTGGAATGGCTCGATCAACTCCCCCGCCAGGTCACACCAACTCACACCTACCTCCTGGCCCCCAAGGCCGGACGCACCACCATTCTGTCCACCATGGTGCATCCGGTGCTTCCGTGGCGGGGCGCCTCAGCTCTGTGCGAGCCAGGAGGCAGGCAGGAGCCAGGGCCAGGGCCAGGCACTAGTGGTGCCTCCAGAGGGCAGGAGGTACGGCGCAGGTCCAGCAGTCTGGACGAGCCGGAGGCCAAAAGGAAGAAGCGCGGAGGGAGATAG